The genomic stretch GGACATGCAATTACAAATTTTCCTTCATCTTCGAATTAGGAGCTTCATCTTTATTCCTTGTTGTTGGCTCGGGGATGGCGATTTGAGTTCTCCTCGATATGTATTCTTGAACAGTGTTCCCTCATAGAGGCGCTTTGTAGAGACTTTCTTCGAAGAGAAGTAACTTTTCCTCTATCGCGTGGGAGTTTTTCTATCGAACGATTTTGTAGATGTTGTTCAGGAACTCGTTGGCACCTAAGAATACAAGTTTAGCCCGCAGTAGTTGGAAGCCATGTAATGCTTTAGGTTGTAAAAATGAAGGTGGAATCGGAGGTTCAATCACAAGTAGTTGGACATATCCAGCTACCTGAGGAGTCTAGACTAGTACCAGGTGTAACAGAACCTCTACTCCAGGATTCACAACATCTTATGGAGGAGGTGGAGATGGTTGATTGATCAATGTTTGAATTGCGGAAGTGACGACTTCTCGCGCAGTAGAGGAACAACTAGTTTTGTATTCGACCATAACTTGGAAGCGTAGGAATAGAGATCTGGAAATTTAGGAAATCAGAGTTGAATATGTTCTTGCTAAAAAACACTAAAAGGTTGACTTCCTTGCTTACAGTCAAGGAGAGCCTAAAATGAATGGTTGGAGTGTCTGTTATGTATGTTTGTCTCGTTTTTTGCTTGTCCTTTACCCTCAAAATATCTTCCTATTTATAGGTCTCCATCTccttcccccccccccccccccttgcTTGACTCTCCATATTCTTCATAAATACTCCTGACAATAATGTTTGTCGTCCTTATAATTGTCATGTAATGTCCGTCTCTTCAATAATTATAACTCATCTGCTATAATGTATCATCTTATAACCGTTTCTTATGACCCTTTAAATGACATCCTAGCCTTGTCGTCAGATCCGAGTTGTATTGACCGGTTCATTCTCGACTTTGTAGGAGGTCAACATCGTCTTACTTATTCTGATATTTTGATTGAATTTCGATTAGTGGACGACAACTCGACTATCCGGTCTTCTATCCTTACCATACTCAGTTGTCATGTCAACTCGGCCTCAAAGAACCATATACTCAAATAGGCTTTGTCAATCTCATACCTCGGTTGGTCAACTAATTTTCTGGGATGTACAGAACCGATGCTAGATTAGATCGAAAGCAACATATCTTCGTGTTCGATTTTAAGTGCTCTCGATTCGATGACCTGAGAAGATTCTGAATTGAAGAATCGAATAACGAACGTGAAAATATGGAAAACGCAGGAATCATAAGTCATTTCCCACAGAAGGTGCCACAATTTCGTACTTGAACCAAAAATGGAGTGAGAATCAGAGGTAATGGCGGATCTGAGCTTCCAGTGCGACGACGAAGGGGCTTACCTGCAAGATTAACACTCCAACGCTTAAGTTAGTACGTGAGTGAGAAGCGTAAATGAATTGAATTTGAAACTAAGTACCTGAATTGACACGCTCTCTTCTCTGTATAATAGAGAAGAAACAACAAATTTACTATTTATTAGGTGTGGATTGCGTAGAGCTATTGGATGCACCTAAATTTTTTATATCTAAATCCATCAGTGGAATAATTAACATGTGTTAAAAAGATCTTAAAAAGATTGCAACTCCTTCGAAATGATCGATTGAAATCAACATAATAGTCTGAAATCAAATGCATTAAAATTATAAACGAAATAGAATTCTAAATATTAGCttctcaaaaaaaaaaagaattatgCTTATTTGTATTTTTACCAATAGTTATATTGTTTATCAATATTCAAACAATTAGTTAAATAGATTTGtcgaaaataaataaatttaagtGTATATATTTTTTCTAAGATGACATAAATGATGTTTAACTAGAAGCAACATGGTTCATTTATTACTGATAGGATGACATTTGTACAAAGGCAAAGTAACTGTCTCTAACTTTAGACAACGAGAATGGGTTTGACACAAAAATCGGAAACATGTAAAAGAGGAAATACGCATTCTAAGGATCCTAAGCAATGGAGAGTAAGAGACATTACCGGAGAATAATTTGAATGGTTAATAAACACTTACGATGGTATATAACAACCCAAATCGTTAATCCATATCGCAACAAATTCATTCTTTCTTATCTTACTTTCATCTTCTATCTATCTCTTAACGTAGTAGTTCCTTCAAAGGAAAATGGAAAGAGCAACATTTCTGTTGTTATTATGTCTCTTGGTTGGTTTAACATCAACGGTGAATGGTGAAGATCCTTACTTCTATTTCACATGGAATGTCACCTATGGCACAATCTCCCCTGCTGGTGTTCCCCAACAGGCTATTCTCATCAACAACGAGTTTCCAGGTCCCAACATCAACTCAACCAGTAACAACAATATCGTCGTTAACGTTTTCAACAACCTCGACGAGCCTTTGCTTTTCACATGGTATCATTCTCATCTCAGAACaatgtattattattattataatcatCAAATCAATATGTTAACTATAAATGAAATTACAGGGCTGGAGTTCAGCAAAGGAAAAACTCGTGGCAAGATGGTGTTGCAGGAACAAACTGTCCCATTGCAGTAGGAACAAACTACACATATAAATTCCAAGTTAAGGATCAGATTGGTAGCTACTTCTACTATCCAAGCTTGGGGATGCAAAGAGCAGCAGGCGGTTTCGGTGGCCTCCGTATCAACAGCCGATTGCTCATCCCCGTCCCGTATGCCGATCCTGAAGACGATTACACCGTCCTCATCGGCGACTGGTACACCAAGAGCCACAGTTCCCTCAGCAAACTCCTCGACTCCGGCCATTCCATCGGAAGACCACAAGCAGTTCTTGTTAACGGCCAAAACGCCAAAGGTGATGGATCTGACAAACCACTCTTCACAATGAAGCCAGGAAAAACCTACAAATATAGAATCTGCAATGTTGGTATTAAGAACTCCCTCAACTTCAGAATCCAAGGTCATCCTATGTTGCTTGTTGAAATGGAAGGCTCTCACACTGTCCAAAACAGTTACGATTCTCTTGATGTTCACTTAGGACAATGCTTCGGTGTTCTTGTCACCGCAGATAAAGATCCAAAAGACTATTACATGGTTGCTTCAACCCGTTTCACCAAATCTGTTCTCACCGGAAAAGGTATCATGCGCTACACCAACGGTAAAGGTCCAGCATCACCTGAACTTCCAGCAGCACCGGagggctgggcttggtctttgaaCCAGTTCCGATCTTTCCGATGGAACCTCACCGCTAGTGCTGCTAGACCTAATCCACAAGGTTCATATCATTACGGTCAGATCAATATCACCCGTACCGTTAAACTCATCAACTCCGTTAGCCGAGACAATAGTAAACTCCGTTATGCAATCAACGGTGTCTCCCATACCGATACCGAAACCCCTCTTAAACTAGCTGAATACTTTGGTATCGCTGATAA from Lathyrus oleraceus cultivar Zhongwan6 chromosome 7, CAAS_Psat_ZW6_1.0, whole genome shotgun sequence encodes the following:
- the LOC127107703 gene encoding L-ascorbate oxidase homolog, yielding MERATFLLLLCLLVGLTSTVNGEDPYFYFTWNVTYGTISPAGVPQQAILINNEFPGPNINSTSNNNIVVNVFNNLDEPLLFTWAGVQQRKNSWQDGVAGTNCPIAVGTNYTYKFQVKDQIGSYFYYPSLGMQRAAGGFGGLRINSRLLIPVPYADPEDDYTVLIGDWYTKSHSSLSKLLDSGHSIGRPQAVLVNGQNAKGDGSDKPLFTMKPGKTYKYRICNVGIKNSLNFRIQGHPMLLVEMEGSHTVQNSYDSLDVHLGQCFGVLVTADKDPKDYYMVASTRFTKSVLTGKGIMRYTNGKGPASPELPAAPEGWAWSLNQFRSFRWNLTASAARPNPQGSYHYGQINITRTVKLINSVSRDNSKLRYAINGVSHTDTETPLKLAEYFGIADKVFKYDTIPDMPTGVPTSIKMQPNVLNFKHRTFIEIIFENPEKSVQSYNFGGYAFFAVAIEPGTWTPEKRKTYNLLDAVNRHTVQVFPKSWAAIMLSFDNCGVWNLRSELAENRYLGQQMYISVITPERSLRDEYNMPEGFLLCGLVKGLPKPASYINN